In one window of Candidatus Omnitrophota bacterium DNA:
- a CDS encoding CPBP family glutamic-type intramembrane protease, with product MSNGVIAAVLAVLLYCDVSLLWKQSPEILRRFCALPMRYGAAYVFFLVVLTLVTGMAQNALGIFLFFIFIPYLIYRVMFKLALRRAPGLLASMPLDLRMASDGFTVLYLWMSGMVALVMLLQAAKAVLPGPPSELAEMVVTAVLSFAGIIGLIALRARRYPGVSFTQITALRKGDASWKKILVLPALAGTGFAVLTSVWILARDMQPQTPLNKAIEAAPSAGIFYLFLVMAVFIAPFAEEVIFRGYFFYVIRQYRGTALAVGIVSAVFALLHVEQYWGDWFAIFMVGVLGVILALLRVWAGTTLASTVAHYFYNGMMTLIPVLTLIVSNPTYYQYQTRFPQLTSAEKEGLLTESLRRQPGHADSCNDLAWLYAEEGRNLDEALRLIDLALAGSPRKYAYRDTKAEVLYKMGRTEEAVMLGEELAADYPDDEYARKQLEKFRAARQPVEPGG from the coding sequence ATGTCCAATGGCGTGATTGCGGCGGTGCTGGCGGTTTTGCTGTATTGCGACGTGTCCCTGCTGTGGAAGCAGTCTCCGGAAATCCTTCGGAGGTTCTGCGCCCTGCCGATGCGGTACGGGGCCGCGTATGTCTTTTTCCTTGTTGTCCTGACCCTGGTGACCGGAATGGCCCAAAACGCCCTGGGGATTTTTCTGTTTTTCATTTTTATTCCGTATCTGATCTACCGCGTGATGTTCAAGCTGGCGCTGAGACGCGCGCCGGGGCTGCTCGCGTCCATGCCCCTGGATCTGCGGATGGCGTCGGACGGCTTCACCGTTCTGTATTTGTGGATGTCGGGGATGGTGGCCCTCGTCATGCTTCTTCAGGCGGCGAAAGCGGTTCTGCCTGGCCCGCCGTCGGAACTGGCCGAGATGGTGGTCACGGCCGTCCTGTCGTTCGCGGGGATCATCGGGCTGATCGCCCTGCGCGCGCGCCGCTATCCCGGCGTGTCGTTCACCCAGATCACCGCGCTGCGCAAGGGGGACGCGTCCTGGAAAAAGATCCTCGTTCTTCCGGCGCTGGCCGGCACCGGGTTCGCGGTCCTGACGTCGGTCTGGATCCTGGCCCGCGACATGCAGCCGCAGACGCCCCTGAACAAGGCCATCGAGGCCGCCCCGTCCGCCGGGATTTTCTACCTGTTCCTGGTGATGGCGGTCTTCATCGCGCCGTTCGCCGAGGAAGTGATCTTCCGCGGGTACTTTTTTTACGTGATCCGGCAGTACCGGGGAACGGCCCTGGCCGTGGGGATCGTTTCGGCGGTCTTTGCCCTTTTGCACGTCGAGCAATACTGGGGCGACTGGTTCGCCATCTTCATGGTCGGGGTGCTGGGGGTGATCCTGGCGCTGTTGAGGGTCTGGGCCGGGACAACGCTCGCGAGCACGGTCGCGCACTATTTTTATAACGGCATGATGACGCTGATCCCCGTCCTGACACTGATCGTTTCCAACCCGACGTATTATCAATACCAGACCCGCTTTCCGCAGCTCACCTCCGCCGAGAAGGAGGGCCTGCTGACTGAGAGCCTCCGCAGGCAACCCGGCCACGCCGATTCTTGCAATGATCTCGCCTGGCTGTACGCGGAAGAGGGGCGGAATCTTGACGAGGCCCTGCGGTTGATCGACCTGGCCCTGGCCGGTTCTCCCCGCAAGTACGCCTACCGGGACACCAAGGCGGAAGTGCTTTACAAAATGGGAAGGACCGAAGAGGCGGTGATGCTCGGCGAGGAGCTGGCCGCGGATTATCCCGACGACGAATACGCCCGAAAACAGCTTGAAAAGTTCCGGGCCGCGCGGCAGCCGGTTGAGCCGGGGGGTTGA
- a CDS encoding RsmB/NOP family class I SAM-dependent RNA methyltransferase produces the protein MNSGGDVILAQPKIAQIAGSPGLPPLFMERLPTIIPGGLLEGVLASFSREKPVCVRINTIKTDRDTVCARLEQDGVRFEDIPGVPGALVLRGTTARDLSQSGLVKDGLIYIQGLSSMLPVLALDPQPGDRVLDMCAAPGSKTTQMAALMKNEGTITALEAVRPRFYKLKAVSALLGAGNIEFRVMDARRFRDSQGFDKILVDAPCSSEGRFCAGDPDSFGYWSARKIKEMVRKQRGIVLSASRLLKPGGVMVYSTCTFAPEENEGVVDWLLRKTEGRLALLDIDFEGTLTYPALTQWETRDFDPRVSRCRRVLPSENRDGFFIAKFQSL, from the coding sequence ATGAATTCAGGGGGGGACGTCATTTTGGCGCAACCAAAAATAGCGCAAATAGCAGGGAGTCCTGGGCTTCCGCCCCTGTTTATGGAGCGGCTCCCGACGATTATTCCGGGCGGTTTGCTGGAAGGCGTGCTGGCAAGCTTCAGCCGTGAAAAGCCGGTTTGCGTGCGGATCAACACGATCAAAACAGACCGCGACACCGTTTGCGCGCGGCTTGAGCAGGATGGCGTCCGTTTTGAGGACATCCCGGGAGTCCCCGGGGCTTTGGTTTTGCGCGGGACCACAGCCCGGGACCTGAGCCAGAGCGGGCTTGTGAAGGATGGGCTGATTTACATCCAGGGCCTTTCCAGCATGCTGCCGGTGCTGGCCCTGGACCCTCAGCCCGGGGACAGGGTCCTGGACATGTGCGCCGCGCCGGGCAGCAAGACCACCCAGATGGCGGCTTTGATGAAGAACGAGGGGACCATCACGGCCCTGGAGGCGGTCCGGCCGCGGTTTTATAAACTGAAAGCCGTGTCCGCGCTGCTGGGCGCGGGCAACATCGAGTTCCGCGTGATGGACGCAAGGCGGTTCCGGGATTCGCAGGGATTTGACAAAATCCTCGTGGACGCACCCTGCAGCAGCGAAGGCCGGTTTTGCGCCGGAGATCCGGACAGTTTCGGATACTGGAGCGCGCGCAAGATCAAAGAAATGGTCCGCAAACAGCGGGGGATCGTTTTGAGCGCGTCCCGGCTGCTCAAGCCCGGCGGGGTCATGGTCTATTCGACCTGCACCTTCGCGCCGGAAGAGAACGAGGGCGTGGTGGACTGGCTTTTGCGCAAGACCGAAGGCCGGCTCGCGTTGCTCGACATCGACTTTGAGGGAACCCTGACTTATCCGGCGCTGACGCAATGGGAGACCAGGGACTTCGACCCGCGCGTGTCCCGGTGTCGCCGTGTTTTGCCGTCGGAAAACAGGGACGGGTTTTTCATCGCGAAATTTCAAAGTTTGTGA
- a CDS encoding glycine zipper domain-containing protein, which translates to MMKNFIFCLIFVLASAGCESLNNNTAKGAGIGAAGGAVLGGIVGHQDGHDVEGALIGAAAGGVVGGVIGHQMDKEPRASTDNPRHLTVVQIAEMAKTGVPDSEIISEIDRTNSRYEMTSDLIAYLKDNKVSERVIDHMLKRRP; encoded by the coding sequence ATGATGAAAAATTTTATTTTTTGCCTCATTTTTGTCTTGGCCTCGGCCGGCTGTGAAAGTCTGAACAACAATACGGCCAAAGGGGCCGGGATCGGGGCCGCGGGAGGTGCGGTTCTCGGCGGCATCGTGGGCCATCAGGACGGCCATGATGTGGAGGGGGCCCTGATCGGGGCGGCCGCCGGAGGGGTTGTCGGCGGCGTTATCGGCCACCAGATGGACAAGGAACCCAGGGCCTCGACCGACAATCCTCGCCACCTGACGGTCGTGCAGATCGCGGAAATGGCCAAAACCGGGGTCCCGGACAGCGAGATCATCAGCGAGATCGACCGGACCAACTCCCGGTATGAAATGACGTCGGATTTGATCGCGTATTTGAAAGACAACAAGGTCAGCGAGCGGGTCATTGACCACATGCTGAAACGGCGGCCATGA